Proteins from a genomic interval of Rhizobium etli CFN 42:
- a CDS encoding MurR/RpiR family transcriptional regulator, which yields MDNDLQRHARVPRDFESLRSTIIERKANMPKRLAQVAAFALGNPDEIAFGTTASIAAASDVQPSTLVRLAHHLGYEGFSDLQSIFRERLRDRTLSYEERLVTLEQTSGDDEDANLLSGFIAAANQSVNRLAATVQSETFTKAVDILAAAETIYLIAKRRSYPLTAHMSYAFSKLNIRHQIVASPNGVDLETVQFASPRDAAIAASFSPYAADSLSQSQELADRGVPVIAITDSAFSPLAACATHWFEVAEADFAGFRSLSASMALTMALPVAIAERRRKRQHFKAGKAKME from the coding sequence ATGGATAATGACCTCCAAAGGCACGCGCGCGTGCCGCGCGATTTCGAAAGCCTGCGCAGCACCATCATCGAGCGCAAGGCGAACATGCCGAAGCGGCTGGCGCAGGTCGCCGCCTTCGCGCTCGGCAATCCCGACGAAATCGCCTTTGGCACGACGGCGAGCATCGCGGCCGCCTCCGACGTCCAGCCCTCGACGCTGGTACGTCTCGCGCATCATCTCGGCTATGAAGGCTTTTCCGATCTGCAGAGCATCTTCCGCGAAAGGCTGCGCGACCGCACGCTGAGCTACGAAGAGCGGCTCGTCACGCTGGAGCAAACGAGCGGCGATGACGAAGACGCCAATCTACTCTCCGGATTCATTGCCGCGGCGAACCAGTCGGTCAACCGGCTGGCCGCGACGGTTCAGAGCGAGACGTTTACGAAGGCGGTGGATATCCTCGCCGCCGCCGAAACGATCTATCTGATCGCCAAGCGGCGTTCCTATCCGCTGACGGCGCATATGAGCTACGCATTTTCCAAGCTGAACATCCGGCACCAGATCGTCGCCTCGCCGAACGGAGTGGATCTTGAAACGGTGCAGTTCGCATCGCCGAGGGATGCGGCGATCGCTGCTAGTTTCTCGCCCTATGCCGCCGACAGCCTTAGCCAGAGCCAGGAGCTTGCAGATCGCGGCGTTCCCGTCATTGCTATCACCGATTCGGCCTTCTCGCCGCTTGCCGCCTGCGCCACGCATTGGTTCGAGGTGGCGGAAGCGGATTTCGCCGGCTTCCGCTCGCTTTCAGCCTCGATGGCGCTCACCATGGCGCTGCCGGTCGCAATTGCCGAGCGGCGCCGCAAGCGTCAACATTTCAAAGCTGGAAAAGCGAAAATGGAATAA
- the gmd gene encoding GDP-mannose 4,6-dehydratase, translated as MKNKNKVALITGITGQDGAYLAEFLLEKGYIVHGLKRRSSSFNTSRIEHLYEDPHVENPRFILHFGDMTDSTNLIRVVQETQPDEIYNLAAQSHVQVSFETPEYTANADGTGTLRLLEAIRLLGLTKKTRFYQASTSELYGKVQEVPQSETTPFYPRSPYAAAKLYAYWIVVNYREAYGMHASNGILFNHESPIRGETFVTRKITRAAAAIHLGLQERLYLGNLDAQRDWGHAREYVRGMWLMLQQDEPEDYVLATGETHSVRSFVDKAFAKVGMPIDWRGHGVEEKGYDKTSGRCVVEIDPAYFRPTEVDLLIGDPTKAHTKLGWKHETSLDQLVTEMVREDLKVMARNVPAVSVTKGFAYA; from the coding sequence GTGAAGAATAAAAACAAGGTTGCGCTGATTACGGGTATAACAGGTCAGGACGGTGCCTATCTGGCCGAGTTTCTCTTGGAGAAGGGCTATATTGTTCACGGACTCAAGCGACGCTCATCGTCCTTCAACACCAGCCGCATCGAGCATCTTTACGAGGATCCGCATGTCGAGAATCCTCGGTTCATCTTGCATTTCGGCGACATGACCGATTCGACGAACCTCATCCGTGTCGTTCAGGAAACGCAGCCGGACGAGATCTATAACCTCGCAGCGCAGAGCCACGTTCAAGTCTCTTTCGAGACGCCGGAATATACGGCCAACGCCGATGGAACCGGCACCCTTCGGCTGCTTGAAGCAATCCGCCTCCTGGGGCTGACCAAGAAGACACGCTTCTATCAAGCGTCCACCTCGGAGCTCTACGGCAAAGTTCAAGAAGTCCCGCAGAGCGAAACGACGCCTTTCTACCCTCGATCACCCTACGCGGCGGCCAAGCTCTATGCCTATTGGATCGTGGTTAATTATCGCGAGGCATATGGCATGCACGCGTCGAACGGCATCTTGTTCAATCATGAAAGCCCGATCCGCGGGGAAACATTCGTGACCCGTAAAATCACCCGGGCAGCTGCTGCGATCCATCTTGGACTGCAGGAAAGGCTCTATCTTGGCAATTTGGATGCGCAGCGCGACTGGGGACATGCGCGCGAATATGTCCGCGGGATGTGGCTGATGCTGCAGCAGGACGAACCGGAGGACTATGTCCTTGCAACGGGCGAAACGCACTCGGTTCGTTCCTTCGTCGACAAGGCCTTTGCCAAGGTGGGCATGCCGATTGATTGGCGTGGCCACGGGGTTGAGGAAAAGGGGTATGACAAGACATCCGGTCGGTGCGTGGTGGAAATCGATCCGGCTTATTTCCGCCCGACTGAAGTTGACCTTCTGATCGGTGATCCGACGAAGGCGCATACGAAGCTTGGCTGGAAACATGAGACCAGTCTTGATCAGCTGGTTACGGAGATGGTCCGCGAAGATCTGAAAGTCATGGCACGAAATGTTCCGGCGGTGAGTGTAACCAAAGGTTTTGCCTATGCCTGA
- a CDS encoding GumC family protein — protein sequence MTISTIPPDRNTSLSSMRYDPRFQIETRSDDFDLTSGLRLIRRRMVMIVAIITLFMTIAAVMVSGLKPSFHAESRLIIHTPLATKLGPEDSGRNDPLDATSETERLLSRSIAERVIRDLRLDEWPEFNPALQETSLIDRIRAMLRGLVDREKPSSPARNSIEPIIPKYYKALRVWRDGQGDVIQIGFDASDPQLAASVPNRLISIYLEERKDGLRGRLDAAEEWVLQRIAEQKDRAAAARDAADQYQKTMDVVSNDNDQVEQIKSIMELGERQTKIEQSRTEARATISALEAADDLSLTLQNMVIPDSIGAMQRELRAQEQDLERLLETYGNTAEAVVDMRAKIVKSRTDLKLATDRYLQSIRSKLAALDHEGDVVRSALAAAHEKRARSALAQTELARLQRMAEKEQTALDKLEEQRRGLAAQAMLPGAELEVLSPAAVPLAPQGRGRLFYLVGALLASISIAVTAAFVVEMLDNSVRSFDQMAGIPRIVPAGFIPRLKRRDRGDPSMLFGYIRDGMFDEAIRSVITSLKQSNGGKLPNSIVVTSAHSGEGKSLVARSLAIDLAANGIPVLLVDGDLRHGHLDSFFRSELQQGLNEFLCGQAGIRDIIDHHPSGIDFIPAGNATLHRRARMTDAADIISMAASLGQVVIFDSAPVLASADTMHLTALAERTLVVVKWGKTSRRAAEFCLHQLRTARNTELCVAINNVNPKQHARYNFSDSELFVKSLRKYHEFT from the coding sequence ATGACCATTTCAACTATCCCGCCAGACCGCAACACCTCGCTCTCGTCGATGCGCTACGATCCCCGGTTTCAGATAGAAACCAGGTCGGACGACTTTGACCTCACATCGGGCTTGCGTCTTATCCGGCGAAGGATGGTGATGATCGTGGCTATCATCACGCTGTTTATGACGATCGCCGCAGTCATGGTTTCGGGATTGAAGCCGAGTTTTCATGCCGAGTCCCGGCTGATTATCCACACGCCTCTGGCGACGAAACTCGGCCCGGAGGATTCCGGCCGCAACGATCCGCTGGACGCCACATCGGAGACCGAGCGACTTCTTTCGAGAAGCATTGCAGAGCGGGTAATCCGTGACCTGCGGCTCGATGAATGGCCGGAATTCAATCCGGCGCTGCAGGAGACCTCGCTTATCGACAGGATCCGAGCAATGCTGCGTGGTCTGGTCGACAGAGAAAAACCATCCTCGCCGGCCCGAAACAGCATCGAGCCGATCATCCCGAAATACTACAAGGCACTCCGCGTATGGCGCGATGGCCAGGGTGACGTTATTCAGATCGGCTTCGATGCGAGCGACCCCCAACTGGCGGCCTCGGTCCCGAACCGGCTCATCAGCATCTATCTCGAAGAGCGGAAGGACGGTCTACGGGGCCGCCTGGACGCGGCAGAAGAATGGGTTCTGCAGCGCATCGCCGAACAGAAGGACCGCGCTGCGGCAGCACGCGATGCCGCCGACCAATATCAAAAGACAATGGATGTCGTCTCAAATGACAACGATCAGGTTGAACAGATCAAGTCGATAATGGAGCTGGGCGAGCGGCAAACAAAAATCGAACAAAGCCGCACTGAGGCGAGAGCAACGATATCTGCACTGGAAGCGGCCGACGACCTCTCGCTTACCCTGCAGAATATGGTTATTCCCGACAGCATCGGCGCAATGCAACGAGAGCTTCGTGCGCAGGAGCAAGATCTCGAGCGCCTTCTCGAGACATATGGCAACACGGCCGAAGCCGTGGTCGATATGCGGGCGAAGATTGTCAAATCCCGCACCGATCTCAAGCTTGCCACCGATCGATACCTTCAATCCATCCGCTCGAAGCTTGCAGCGCTCGATCATGAAGGTGACGTGGTCCGGTCGGCCTTGGCGGCTGCTCATGAGAAACGCGCTCGCTCTGCCCTGGCGCAAACGGAACTGGCGCGACTCCAGCGCATGGCTGAGAAGGAGCAGACCGCGCTTGATAAGCTCGAGGAGCAGCGCCGCGGCCTGGCTGCGCAAGCCATGCTGCCGGGAGCGGAACTGGAAGTTTTGTCACCGGCAGCAGTGCCGCTGGCACCGCAGGGACGCGGGCGGCTTTTCTACCTGGTCGGCGCCCTCCTGGCCTCGATATCGATCGCGGTAACGGCCGCTTTCGTGGTCGAGATGCTGGATAACTCGGTCCGCAGCTTCGATCAGATGGCCGGAATCCCTCGCATAGTGCCAGCCGGGTTCATCCCGCGCCTGAAACGGAGGGATCGGGGGGATCCATCTATGCTCTTTGGGTACATTCGAGACGGGATGTTTGACGAAGCAATTCGCTCCGTCATAACTTCGCTCAAACAGTCCAACGGTGGAAAGCTGCCTAACAGTATTGTCGTGACGTCGGCTCATAGCGGAGAGGGCAAGTCGCTTGTCGCCAGATCATTGGCAATCGATCTCGCCGCCAACGGAATTCCGGTGCTGCTTGTTGATGGCGACCTCAGACACGGACATCTCGACTCGTTTTTCAGGTCAGAGCTACAGCAGGGGTTGAACGAATTCCTGTGTGGACAGGCTGGAATCCGGGACATCATCGATCACCATCCAAGCGGCATCGACTTCATTCCGGCCGGCAACGCCACTCTCCATCGGCGCGCCCGCATGACTGATGCGGCTGACATTATCTCAATGGCCGCCTCGCTGGGCCAAGTCGTCATCTTCGACAGCGCACCTGTGCTCGCCTCGGCTGACACGATGCATCTGACGGCGTTAGCAGAACGAACGCTCGTGGTCGTCAAATGGGGTAAGACGAGCCGTCGCGCGGCCGAATTTTGCTTACATCAGCTGAGGACCGCACGCAACACAGAGCTCTGCGTTGCCATCAACAACGTTAATCCGAAACAACACGCCAGGTATAACTTCAGCGATTCCGAATTGTTTGTGAAATCACTGAGGAAATACCACGAATTCACCTGA
- a CDS encoding glycosyltransferase family 4 protein, whose protein sequence is MRMTALTQGNRTAVRNAAATVRHYVPGGCENGGGIGRLVGYISSTVREAGETHLVTDTRGRRWSLITSPMRLLGAILMMAKDRIIAPARIHHIHVAGRGSTARKLILTEAARFLGCSHILHLHDYDYASDFAARSPRQQMLIRRMFQNADQVVALGQRDRMTLTTLLGVDERRVAVIRNCVPDPGARSVHVGKMPLIVFLGRLSERKGVGELLLALSHPMMKELQWRAVLAGDGPVEDYRRQAAALGLSDLVKMPGWLGADEAQALCARADILVLPSHAEGLAMAVVEGLAHGLAVVTTRVGAHGEVISDGETGVFVPVGDKDALAAALARLVSDPEIRNRLSAKARAHYLNQFSMKAYMRSLEKLYDAVSAQPQTSVSER, encoded by the coding sequence ATGCGAATGACGGCGCTCACGCAGGGGAATCGGACAGCGGTGCGGAATGCAGCAGCAACCGTCCGCCACTATGTTCCGGGTGGTTGCGAGAACGGCGGCGGAATTGGCAGGCTGGTCGGCTATATATCGAGCACGGTGAGGGAGGCAGGCGAAACGCACCTCGTCACCGACACCAGGGGGCGGCGCTGGTCCCTCATCACGTCGCCGATGCGCCTGCTCGGCGCCATCTTGATGATGGCCAAGGATCGGATAATTGCTCCGGCACGCATTCACCATATCCATGTCGCGGGTCGCGGCAGCACCGCGAGAAAACTGATCCTCACCGAGGCTGCCCGCTTCCTCGGGTGCTCTCACATATTGCACCTGCATGATTACGACTATGCGAGTGATTTTGCCGCACGCTCGCCACGGCAACAAATGCTCATACGCCGGATGTTCCAAAATGCCGACCAGGTCGTAGCACTGGGTCAGCGCGATCGCATGACGCTAACGACGCTTCTCGGCGTGGACGAGCGCCGCGTGGCCGTCATCCGCAATTGTGTTCCCGACCCCGGGGCGCGCAGTGTTCACGTCGGCAAGATGCCGTTGATCGTCTTTCTCGGCCGACTGAGCGAACGCAAAGGCGTTGGGGAGCTTCTGCTTGCCTTAAGTCATCCGATGATGAAGGAGCTCCAGTGGCGGGCCGTGCTGGCCGGCGACGGACCTGTGGAAGACTACCGCCGCCAAGCCGCAGCCCTGGGCCTTTCAGATCTGGTGAAAATGCCGGGCTGGCTCGGCGCCGACGAGGCGCAAGCCTTGTGTGCACGGGCAGATATCCTGGTCCTGCCTTCGCATGCCGAGGGTTTGGCAATGGCTGTGGTCGAAGGGCTCGCCCACGGGCTTGCGGTCGTTACCACGCGCGTCGGCGCACATGGCGAAGTCATCTCTGACGGTGAAACGGGCGTCTTCGTGCCTGTCGGAGACAAGGATGCCCTGGCTGCGGCGCTGGCGAGACTCGTCAGCGATCCGGAAATCCGCAATCGCCTCTCGGCCAAGGCCCGGGCGCATTATCTCAACCAGTTCAGTATGAAGGCCTACATGCGATCGCTGGAAAAACTCTATGACGCCGTCTCCGCGCAACCTCAAACGTCGGTTAGTGAACGATGA
- a CDS encoding porin, with product MNIKSLLLGSAAALAVVSGAQAADAIVAAEPEPVEYVRVCDAYGTGYFYIPGTETCLKIEGYIRFQVDVGDQPLNGSASNDSDWDARTRGQVQFTAKSDTEYGPLTGVIVMQFNADNATDQDAILDSAYLDIAGFRAGLFYSWWDDGLSGETDDIGSPVTLHNSIRYQYETEAFYAGISVDELEDGFYKTDEDPNNVGVAVGLGGKGGIFSYQITAGYDVDNEEGAVRAMGTVDIGPGTLGLAAVYATGPSSYYTAAEWAIAAEYAIKATDKLKITPGVQYYSDYGIDGNDFADGDAWKVGLTVDYQIVDNFYAKASVQYLDPEDGDDSTSGYFRLQRSF from the coding sequence ATGAACATCAAGAGCCTTCTTCTCGGCTCCGCTGCTGCTCTCGCAGTAGTTTCCGGTGCTCAGGCTGCTGACGCTATCGTTGCTGCTGAGCCGGAACCGGTTGAATATGTTCGCGTCTGCGACGCTTACGGCACCGGCTACTTCTACATCCCGGGCACGGAAACTTGCCTCAAGATCGAAGGCTACATCCGTTTCCAGGTCGACGTTGGTGATCAGCCGCTTAATGGCTCGGCCAGCAACGATTCGGATTGGGATGCGCGTACCCGCGGTCAGGTTCAGTTCACGGCCAAGAGCGACACCGAGTATGGTCCGCTGACCGGCGTCATCGTCATGCAGTTCAATGCTGACAATGCCACCGACCAGGATGCCATCCTCGACTCCGCTTACCTCGACATCGCCGGCTTCCGCGCTGGTCTGTTCTACAGCTGGTGGGACGATGGCCTCTCTGGCGAAACCGACGATATCGGTTCTCCGGTCACGCTGCATAACTCCATCCGTTATCAGTACGAAACCGAAGCCTTCTACGCTGGCATCAGCGTCGACGAACTGGAAGACGGCTTCTACAAGACGGACGAAGACCCGAACAACGTCGGCGTTGCCGTCGGTCTCGGCGGCAAGGGTGGTATCTTCAGCTACCAGATCACTGCCGGCTACGACGTCGACAACGAAGAAGGCGCTGTCCGCGCAATGGGTACGGTTGACATCGGTCCCGGTACGCTCGGCCTCGCAGCCGTCTACGCCACCGGCCCGAGCTCCTACTACACCGCCGCTGAATGGGCTATCGCTGCCGAATACGCTATCAAGGCAACCGACAAGCTCAAGATCACTCCCGGCGTCCAGTACTACAGCGACTACGGTATTGACGGCAACGACTTCGCCGACGGCGATGCCTGGAAGGTTGGTCTGACGGTTGATTACCAGATCGTCGACAACTTCTACGCCAAGGCTTCGGTTCAGTACCTCGATCCGGAAGACGGCGACGACTCCACCTCGGGCTACTTCCGCCTGCAGCGTTCGTTCTAA
- a CDS encoding NAD(P)/FAD-dependent oxidoreductase has protein sequence MTDRVVIIGAGQAGFALAAKLRALKDTRPITLIGAEDVAPYQRPPLSKKYLLGEMSFDRLLFRPEHWYADNDVDLRLSTWAEEIKRDSKEVLLQDGSVLDYGTLVLATGSTPRRLPPAIGGDLEGVYVARDKRDADLLADEMRPGRRVLIIGGGYIGLEAAAVARHRGLEVTVIEMADRILQRVAAKETADLMRAIHESHDVVIREKTGLKHLIGKDGRVSGAALSDDSVIDVDFVVVGIGVVPNDQLAKEAGLEVANGIIVDEFARTSDPAIFAAGDCAALPWQGGRIRLESVQNAVDQAEAAAALIAGGDEPYQPKPWFWSDQYDVKLQIAGFNLGYDDTLLRPGAREGAHSIWYFREGRLIAVDAINDAKAYVTGKKLLESGANPDRAILADPSADLKSLLS, from the coding sequence GTGACGGATAGAGTGGTGATCATCGGCGCGGGACAGGCGGGTTTCGCCTTGGCGGCCAAACTGCGTGCTTTGAAGGATACGCGCCCGATCACCCTCATCGGCGCCGAGGATGTGGCTCCCTATCAGCGTCCGCCGCTTTCGAAGAAATATCTGCTCGGTGAAATGAGCTTCGACCGCCTGCTGTTCCGCCCGGAACACTGGTATGCCGACAACGACGTCGATCTTCGCCTTTCGACCTGGGCCGAGGAGATCAAGCGGGACAGCAAAGAGGTTCTGCTGCAGGACGGCTCCGTTCTTGACTACGGCACTCTGGTGCTCGCCACCGGCTCGACGCCGCGCCGGCTGCCGCCCGCAATCGGCGGTGATCTCGAAGGCGTCTATGTCGCCCGCGATAAGCGCGACGCCGATCTGCTCGCCGACGAGATGCGGCCCGGCCGTCGCGTCCTCATCATCGGCGGCGGTTACATCGGCCTCGAGGCTGCCGCCGTCGCCCGTCATCGTGGTCTCGAAGTCACGGTCATCGAGATGGCCGATCGCATCCTGCAGCGTGTCGCGGCGAAGGAAACGGCCGACCTCATGCGCGCCATTCACGAGAGCCACGACGTGGTGATACGCGAGAAGACCGGTCTGAAACATTTGATCGGCAAGGATGGTCGGGTTTCCGGCGCCGCCCTTTCCGACGACTCGGTCATCGATGTCGATTTCGTCGTCGTCGGCATCGGCGTCGTGCCGAACGACCAGCTTGCCAAGGAGGCCGGCCTGGAAGTCGCCAACGGCATTATCGTCGACGAATTCGCCCGCACCTCTGATCCAGCGATTTTTGCGGCCGGCGATTGCGCCGCACTTCCGTGGCAGGGTGGGCGCATCAGGCTCGAATCGGTGCAGAACGCCGTCGACCAGGCTGAAGCTGCGGCAGCTCTCATCGCCGGCGGCGACGAGCCTTATCAACCGAAGCCTTGGTTCTGGTCCGACCAGTATGACGTCAAGCTGCAGATTGCCGGCTTCAATCTCGGCTATGACGACACGCTTTTGCGTCCTGGTGCCCGCGAAGGGGCTCATTCGATCTGGTACTTCAGGGAAGGCCGGCTGATCGCTGTCGATGCGATCAATGATGCGAAGGCCTATGTGACCGGCAAGAAGCTGCTGGAATCTGGCGCCAATCCCGATCGAGCGATCCTCGCTGACCCCTCGGCCGATCTGAAGAGCCTATTGAGCTGA
- a CDS encoding bifunctional 5-dehydro-2-deoxygluconokinase/5-dehydro-2-deoxyphosphogluconate aldolase, translating to MVQSNPGLQPEPALDVITIGRSSVDLYGQQIGSRLEDIASFAKSVGGCPSNIAIGTARLGLKSGLITRVGDEQMGRFIREQAAREGVATDGIVTDKERLTALVLLAVEAEGVSPMIFYRSDCADMALEEGDIDENFIKSSRAVLVSGTHFSRPNTEAAQRKAIRIAKENGRKVIFDIDYRPNLWGLAGHAEGFERYVKSDRVSSKMKETLPDCDLIVGTEEEILIASGADDVLGALKEIRRLTPATIVLKRGAMGCIVYDGPIADDLEAGIVGQGFPIEVFNVLGAGDAFMSGFLRGFLRDEPLKTCATWANACGAFAVSRLLCSPEYPTWAELDFFLKTGSKHRALRKDEAINHIHWASTRRGEIPLLMALAIDHRSQLVSVADELGVGHDKIVAFKRLAVEAAARVSNGRDGYGMLIDERFGRDAFFDAATKNFSWVGRPVELPGSKPLRFEFSQDIGSQLVEWPLGHCIKCLCFYHPDDPADLKTEQQEKLRTLFEAARKVGRELLVEIIAGKSGPLTDDTIATALEELYALGIKPDWWKLEPQASGEAWKKIDAVIAKNDPWCRGIVLLGLEAPAEELISCFEATLAAPSVKGFAVGRTIFADPARAWLSGEISDEAAIADMAGRFRQLTEAWLKTRGLH from the coding sequence ATGGTACAATCGAATCCGGGTTTACAGCCGGAGCCGGCGCTTGATGTAATCACCATCGGCCGCTCCTCGGTCGATCTTTACGGCCAGCAGATCGGTTCGCGACTGGAGGATATTGCCTCCTTCGCCAAATCGGTCGGCGGCTGCCCGTCCAATATCGCCATCGGCACCGCGCGGCTCGGCCTCAAGTCCGGCCTCATCACCCGCGTCGGCGACGAGCAGATGGGACGCTTCATCCGTGAGCAGGCGGCGCGCGAAGGTGTGGCGACGGACGGCATCGTCACCGACAAGGAACGGCTGACGGCGCTGGTGCTGCTTGCGGTCGAGGCCGAGGGCGTGTCGCCGATGATCTTCTATCGTTCGGACTGTGCCGACATGGCGCTCGAGGAAGGCGATATCGACGAAAACTTCATCAAATCCTCGCGCGCCGTTCTCGTTTCCGGCACGCATTTTTCGCGGCCCAACACCGAAGCCGCGCAACGCAAGGCTATCCGCATCGCCAAGGAGAACGGCCGCAAGGTGATCTTCGACATCGACTACCGGCCGAACCTCTGGGGGCTTGCGGGCCATGCGGAAGGCTTCGAGCGCTATGTGAAATCCGACCGCGTCTCCTCGAAGATGAAGGAAACGCTGCCCGATTGCGATCTCATCGTCGGCACCGAAGAGGAAATCCTCATCGCGTCGGGCGCCGACGACGTGCTCGGCGCGCTGAAGGAGATCCGGCGGCTGACGCCGGCGACGATTGTGCTCAAGCGCGGCGCGATGGGCTGCATCGTCTATGACGGGCCGATCGCCGACGACCTCGAAGCCGGCATCGTCGGCCAGGGCTTCCCGATCGAAGTCTTCAATGTGCTCGGTGCAGGTGACGCCTTCATGTCCGGTTTCCTGCGGGGCTTCCTGCGCGACGAGCCGCTTAAGACCTGCGCCACCTGGGCCAATGCCTGCGGCGCCTTCGCCGTGTCCCGCCTGCTCTGCTCGCCGGAATATCCGACCTGGGCGGAACTCGACTTCTTCCTGAAGACCGGCAGCAAACATCGGGCGCTGCGCAAGGACGAGGCGATCAATCATATTCACTGGGCATCGACGCGGCGCGGCGAAATCCCGCTGCTGATGGCGCTGGCGATCGACCACCGCTCGCAGCTTGTCAGCGTCGCTGATGAACTCGGCGTCGGCCATGACAAGATCGTCGCCTTCAAGCGGCTGGCGGTCGAGGCGGCAGCGCGCGTTTCGAACGGCCGCGACGGCTACGGCATGCTGATCGACGAGCGTTTCGGTCGCGACGCGTTCTTCGACGCGGCGACCAAGAATTTCTCCTGGGTCGGCCGGCCGGTGGAACTGCCGGGCTCGAAGCCGCTGCGCTTCGAATTCAGCCAGGATATCGGCTCGCAGCTTGTCGAATGGCCGCTCGGCCATTGCATCAAGTGCCTGTGCTTCTATCATCCCGATGATCCCGCCGACCTGAAGACGGAGCAGCAGGAGAAGCTGCGCACGCTCTTCGAAGCCGCACGCAAGGTTGGCCGCGAACTGCTGGTGGAAATCATCGCCGGCAAAAGCGGCCCGCTCACAGACGATACGATCGCCACCGCGCTGGAAGAACTCTACGCGCTCGGCATCAAGCCGGACTGGTGGAAGCTGGAGCCGCAGGCTTCCGGCGAAGCCTGGAAGAAGATCGACGCGGTGATCGCCAAAAATGATCCATGGTGCCGCGGTATCGTGCTCCTGGGGCTCGAAGCGCCCGCCGAGGAACTGATCTCCTGTTTCGAGGCGACGCTGGCGGCTCCCTCAGTGAAGGGCTTTGCCGTCGGCCGGACGATCTTTGCCGATCCGGCGCGCGCCTGGCTCTCCGGCGAAATAAGCGACGAGGCGGCAATCGCCGACATGGCCGGCCGTTTCCGGCAATTGACCGAGGCCTGGCTGAAGACGCGCGGGCTTCACTGA
- a CDS encoding Gfo/Idh/MocA family protein produces MKPLGIGLIGTGYMGKCHALAWNAVKTVFGDVERPRLVHLAEANAGLAEARAGEFGFEKATADWRALIADPEVDVVSVTTPNQFHAEMAIAALEAGKHVWCEKPMAPAYADAERMLATAERSGKVAALGYNYIQNPVMRHIRKLVGDGVIGRVNHVRVEMDEDFMADPDIFFYWKSELSAGYGALDDFAVHPLSLLWYLFGHVEAVITDMVKPYPDRPLSEGGRRAVENHDAANVLMRLDGGISAVLMANRAAWGRKGRIALQIYGSKGSILYDQERMNEFELYQAEGPGSEQGFRKILAAPAHRPYDRFIPAPGHGLGFNDLKIIECRELIRAITGEPSSIVTFKDGLRIEKSVHAMAQSFHERRWIEIG; encoded by the coding sequence ATGAAGCCACTTGGCATCGGTTTGATCGGCACGGGTTATATGGGCAAGTGCCATGCGCTGGCCTGGAATGCGGTGAAGACTGTGTTCGGCGATGTCGAGCGTCCCCGGCTCGTGCATCTGGCTGAAGCCAATGCCGGGCTTGCTGAGGCCCGTGCCGGCGAGTTCGGCTTCGAAAAGGCAACGGCCGACTGGCGGGCGCTGATCGCCGACCCAGAGGTCGACGTCGTTTCCGTCACCACGCCCAACCAGTTCCATGCCGAGATGGCGATTGCAGCCCTGGAAGCCGGCAAGCATGTCTGGTGTGAGAAGCCGATGGCACCCGCCTACGCCGACGCCGAGCGCATGCTGGCGACGGCGGAACGATCAGGCAAAGTTGCCGCTCTCGGCTACAATTACATTCAGAACCCCGTCATGCGGCACATCAGGAAGCTTGTCGGCGACGGCGTCATCGGTAGGGTCAATCATGTACGCGTCGAAATGGACGAGGATTTCATGGCCGATCCCGACATCTTCTTTTATTGGAAGAGCGAGCTTTCCGCCGGCTATGGTGCGCTTGACGATTTCGCAGTGCACCCGCTGTCGTTGCTCTGGTATCTTTTCGGCCACGTCGAGGCCGTCATAACGGATATGGTGAAGCCCTATCCCGACCGTCCGCTCAGCGAGGGTGGCCGCCGTGCCGTCGAAAATCACGATGCCGCCAATGTGCTGATGCGGCTCGACGGCGGCATCTCCGCCGTGTTGATGGCGAATCGCGCCGCCTGGGGTCGTAAGGGGCGCATCGCCCTGCAGATTTACGGCTCGAAAGGCTCGATCCTCTATGACCAGGAGCGCATGAACGAGTTTGAACTCTATCAGGCAGAAGGGCCTGGTTCGGAGCAGGGCTTCCGCAAGATACTGGCGGCGCCTGCCCATCGGCCCTATGATCGCTTCATCCCGGCTCCTGGCCATGGCCTCGGCTTCAACGATCTGAAGATCATCGAGTGCCGCGAGCTGATCCGGGCAATAACAGGCGAACCGTCGTCGATCGTGACATTTAAAGACGGTCTCAGGATAGAGAAGTCGGTGCATGCCATGGCACAGTCCTTCCACGAGCGTCGCTGGATCGAGATCGGCTGA